One genomic window of Canis lupus baileyi chromosome 24, mCanLup2.hap1, whole genome shotgun sequence includes the following:
- the SERTM1 gene encoding serine-rich and transmembrane domain-containing protein 1 isoform X4 — translation MDCVENVRVVCPLRALPACTAGLAPSRARRAFAPVLGASNPECSEEIDTCSWFSLKKLHVRQMKEDSDWKLRSGLVS, via the exons GGTCGTCTGTCCCCTCCGGGCACTCCCCGCGTGCACTGCCGGCCTTGCACCTTCGCGCGCCCGCAGAGCCTTTGCACCCGTCTTAGGTGCTTCAAATCCGG AATGCTCTGAAGAGATTGACACATGTTCATGGTTCTCATTAAAGAAGCTTCATGTAAG gcagATGAAGGAGGACAGCGATTG gaaGCTGAGGTCTGGATTAGTTTCCTAG